From Herbiconiux flava, one genomic window encodes:
- a CDS encoding GH1 family beta-glucosidase, whose amino-acid sequence MSSTTGNPDYRDSGLTFPDGFLFGSATASYQIEGAYDEDGRGPSIWDTFSHTPGKVWNGDTGDVADDHYHRWESDLDLMVELGLESYRFSIAWPRIQPTGRGPAVQAGLDFYSNLVDGLIARGITPIATLYHWDLPQALEDEGGWTVRSTAEAFADYARLVGAALGDRVAVWTTLNEPWCSAYLGYGSGAHAPGVTSPLAALQAVHHLNLAHGLAIQALREVVTNDPQYSITLNLHVLRGSGDQGAEAVRRIDAIANRAFTGPLLHGAYPPDLFTDTASITDWSFVESGDLEIINQPLDVLGVNYYSTTLVAVWDGVSPRQMADGHKDAGGSPWPGADDIEFLPQPGPYTEMGWNIDPSGLEELLLALHAEFPAQPLMITENGAAFADSPTRDADGAARVHDPLRVDYLQRHFTAAHRALSAGVDLRGYQVWSLMDNFEWGYGYSKRFGIIRVDYDTQERTLKDSALWYATLIASRTIPAA is encoded by the coding sequence ATGAGCTCCACCACCGGCAACCCCGACTACCGCGACTCGGGGCTGACGTTCCCCGACGGCTTCCTCTTCGGCTCGGCCACCGCGTCGTACCAGATCGAAGGCGCCTACGACGAGGACGGCCGCGGCCCCTCGATCTGGGACACCTTCAGTCACACCCCCGGCAAGGTCTGGAACGGCGACACCGGCGACGTCGCCGACGACCACTACCACCGCTGGGAGAGCGACCTCGACCTCATGGTGGAGCTCGGCCTCGAGTCGTACCGGTTCTCGATCGCGTGGCCGCGCATCCAGCCGACTGGTCGCGGCCCCGCCGTGCAGGCGGGCCTCGACTTCTACTCGAACCTCGTCGACGGGCTGATCGCGCGCGGCATCACCCCGATCGCGACGCTCTACCACTGGGACCTGCCGCAGGCGCTCGAGGACGAGGGCGGCTGGACCGTGCGCTCGACCGCCGAGGCCTTCGCCGACTACGCCCGCCTCGTCGGCGCGGCGCTCGGCGACCGGGTCGCGGTGTGGACGACGCTGAACGAGCCGTGGTGCTCGGCGTACCTCGGCTACGGCTCGGGCGCCCACGCCCCGGGGGTCACCTCGCCGCTGGCCGCACTGCAGGCCGTGCACCACCTGAACCTGGCGCACGGGCTGGCGATCCAGGCGCTCCGCGAGGTCGTGACGAACGATCCGCAGTACTCGATCACGCTCAACCTGCACGTGCTGCGCGGCTCGGGCGACCAGGGGGCCGAGGCCGTGCGCCGCATCGACGCGATCGCCAATCGCGCCTTCACCGGGCCGCTGCTGCACGGGGCCTACCCGCCCGACCTGTTCACCGACACGGCGTCGATCACCGACTGGTCGTTCGTCGAGAGCGGCGACCTCGAGATCATCAACCAGCCGCTCGACGTGCTCGGCGTGAACTACTACTCGACCACCCTCGTGGCGGTGTGGGACGGCGTCTCGCCGCGTCAGATGGCGGATGGCCACAAGGACGCGGGCGGCTCGCCCTGGCCGGGCGCCGACGACATCGAGTTCCTCCCCCAGCCGGGCCCGTACACCGAGATGGGCTGGAACATCGACCCCTCGGGGCTCGAGGAGCTGCTGCTGGCGCTGCACGCCGAGTTCCCGGCGCAGCCGTTGATGATCACCGAGAACGGCGCCGCGTTCGCTGACTCGCCGACGAGGGATGCCGACGGCGCGGCCCGGGTGCACGACCCCCTGCGGGTCGACTACCTGCAGCGGCACTTCACCGCGGCGCATCGGGCCCTCTCGGCCGGCGTCGACCTCCGCGGCTACCAGGTCTGGAGCCTGATGGACAACTTCGAATGGGGCTACGGGTACTCGAAGCGGTTCGGGATCATCCGCGTGGACTACGACACGCAGGAGCGGACGCTGAAGGACAGTGCGCTCTGGTACGCGACGCTGATCGCGTCCCGGACGATCCCCGCAGCCTAG
- a CDS encoding serine hydrolase — MLDRPRGNLDPARLNSPPWRSASMPATGLFTTALSLSRFYDDVHRPDGRVAARLGSALHAEYLAPQAVGHDLFVDGPVEWSLGLRVDGGEIGMGGIGGSCAWYSPEHDYSFAFVTRSLGTFARVDALADAVEAALPSQAR, encoded by the coding sequence ATGCTCGACCGCCCCCGCGGCAACCTCGACCCCGCGCGCCTGAACTCCCCACCCTGGCGCTCGGCCTCGATGCCTGCGACCGGGCTGTTCACCACCGCCCTGAGCCTCTCCCGCTTCTACGACGACGTGCACCGGCCCGACGGCCGTGTGGCCGCCCGACTCGGATCCGCGCTGCACGCCGAGTACCTCGCGCCGCAAGCCGTCGGCCACGACCTCTTCGTCGACGGACCGGTCGAGTGGTCGCTCGGCCTGCGGGTCGACGGCGGGGAGATCGGCATGGGCGGGATCGGCGGCAGCTGTGCCTGGTACTCCCCCGAGCACGACTACTCGTTCGCGTTCGTGACCCGCTCGCTCGGCACCTTCGCCCGTGTCGACGCGCTGGCCGACGCCGTCGAGGCGGCCCTGCCGTCACAGGCGCGCTGA
- a CDS encoding serine hydrolase domain-containing protein, producing MPKSPPLSFNAVPELEPVAEVFRAMLSDGHELGASLAVHRGGRQLLSAAGGWADTARTRPFSDRTLSRVFSAGKPIAALTALTAVADGRLTLDDPLVRWWPEYGTHGKEATTLRHVLSHRAGLPAYSNAADAADATDTADATDATDAAGTADGIDPLDHTALLADLVASPPIAPPGEVIAEHALTYGTLIDGLLAQAGAPDARTAAARLAALWRSGAAPGDSALELHFGVERNEHPRSPTSRSSTTPGSPATSPATTGGGCSTAPAATSTPRA from the coding sequence GTGCCGAAATCCCCACCCCTGTCCTTCAACGCGGTGCCCGAGCTCGAGCCCGTGGCCGAGGTCTTCCGTGCGATGCTCAGCGACGGCCACGAGCTCGGCGCCTCCCTCGCCGTGCACCGCGGCGGCCGGCAACTGCTGAGCGCAGCGGGCGGCTGGGCCGACACCGCGCGCACGCGCCCCTTCAGCGACCGGACGCTCAGCCGCGTCTTCTCGGCGGGCAAACCGATCGCCGCCCTGACCGCGCTGACAGCCGTCGCCGACGGTCGGCTCACCCTCGACGACCCGCTCGTGCGCTGGTGGCCGGAGTACGGCACGCACGGCAAGGAGGCCACGACCCTCCGGCACGTCCTCAGCCATCGCGCGGGCCTCCCTGCGTACTCGAACGCGGCCGATGCAGCCGACGCGACCGACACAGCCGACGCGACCGACGCGACCGACGCAGCCGGCACAGCCGACGGCATCGACCCCCTCGACCACACCGCCCTGCTCGCCGACCTAGTCGCGTCGCCCCCGATCGCCCCGCCCGGCGAGGTCATCGCCGAGCACGCGCTCACCTACGGCACCCTGATCGACGGGCTCCTCGCGCAGGCAGGGGCTCCGGATGCCCGCACCGCCGCCGCGCGCCTGGCAGCCCTCTGGCGCTCGGGCGCCGCGCCCGGCGACAGCGCCCTCGAGCTGCACTTCGGGGTCGAACGGAACGAGCATCCGCGGTCGCCGACCTCGAGATCGTCGACGACGCCTGGGTCTCCCGCTACCTCGCCCGCGACGACGGGCGGCGGATGCTCGACCGCCCCCGCGGCAACCTCGACCCCGCGCGCCTGA
- a CDS encoding TetR/AcrR family transcriptional regulator, whose product MVSVRVDGAMLRASEATCALFIERGTTKLTVAEITRSIGVPVRTFHRYFASKAECVKPLFDWTTATFNEHVRDAPAGSLDELLRTGFERMLGGAVAERTRLLFPLVFRDDEMWSVFLRSVHLGELSLVPSIAARLGVDPASSSARVAAAAVASATRLALEDLVADGADPAAAFALHLQHFGAGIPSL is encoded by the coding sequence ATGGTTAGCGTACGAGTCGACGGGGCCATGCTCCGGGCATCAGAAGCGACCTGCGCGCTCTTCATCGAGCGCGGTACGACCAAGCTGACCGTCGCCGAGATCACCAGGTCCATCGGCGTGCCGGTGCGCACCTTCCACCGCTACTTCGCGAGCAAGGCCGAGTGCGTCAAACCGCTCTTCGACTGGACCACCGCCACCTTCAACGAGCACGTCCGCGACGCCCCCGCCGGCTCCCTCGACGAGCTGCTGCGCACCGGGTTCGAGCGGATGCTCGGCGGCGCGGTCGCGGAGCGCACCCGCCTGCTCTTCCCCCTCGTCTTCCGGGACGACGAGATGTGGTCGGTCTTCTTGCGCTCGGTGCATCTCGGCGAGCTCTCGCTCGTACCGTCCATCGCCGCGCGCCTGGGTGTCGATCCCGCCTCGTCCAGCGCCCGGGTCGCCGCCGCCGCGGTCGCGAGCGCCACCCGCCTCGCTCTCGAGGACCTCGTCGCCGACGGCGCCGACCCGGCCGCGGCCTTCGCCCTGCACCTCCAGCACTTCGGAGCGGGCATCCCCTCGCTCTGA
- a CDS encoding siderophore-interacting protein, which translates to MTDVAPTTPVSASPTDAGRRPARPPQPQRVLQVRRTEQLTPHLVRVVAHGEAVAGIPSTPHTDRYAKMLFAPAGSLLRPPFDLAALRATRGPAELPSQRTYTVRRVDHAWNEVWIDFVVHGTTGVAGPWAAAARPGDDVVISGIGSGYAPDPAASSHLFAGDESAVPAIAAALESLPADARGLALIEVDGPADELPLVAPSGVGITWVHRGGAAAGASTALVDALAALRAPTGDTQAFVHGERGAMKSLRPLLLDTWGIPRARLSLSAYWAFGRAEDAFQAEKREPVGQIFPA; encoded by the coding sequence ATGACCGACGTCGCCCCCACCACCCCTGTCTCCGCCTCACCCACCGACGCCGGACGCCGTCCCGCGCGCCCGCCGCAGCCGCAGCGCGTGCTGCAGGTTCGGCGCACCGAGCAGCTGACGCCGCACCTCGTGCGGGTCGTGGCGCACGGGGAGGCGGTGGCGGGCATCCCCTCGACCCCGCACACCGATCGCTACGCCAAGATGCTCTTCGCGCCCGCCGGCTCGCTGCTGCGACCCCCGTTCGACCTGGCCGCCCTGCGCGCGACACGCGGCCCCGCCGAGCTGCCCTCGCAGCGCACCTACACCGTGCGCCGCGTCGACCACGCGTGGAACGAGGTCTGGATCGACTTCGTCGTGCACGGCACCACCGGCGTCGCCGGACCTTGGGCTGCCGCCGCCCGTCCTGGCGACGACGTCGTGATCTCGGGCATCGGCTCCGGCTATGCGCCCGACCCGGCAGCCTCGTCGCACCTGTTCGCCGGCGACGAGTCGGCGGTCCCGGCCATCGCCGCCGCGCTCGAATCGCTGCCCGCCGACGCGCGCGGCCTCGCCCTGATCGAGGTCGACGGCCCGGCCGACGAGCTCCCGCTCGTGGCCCCCTCGGGCGTGGGCATCACCTGGGTGCATCGCGGCGGTGCCGCCGCGGGCGCCTCGACGGCCCTCGTCGACGCCCTCGCGGCCCTGAGGGCGCCGACCGGCGACACGCAGGCCTTCGTGCACGGCGAACGCGGGGCCATGAAGTCGCTGCGGCCGCTGCTGCTCGACACCTGGGGAATCCCGCGCGCCCGCCTGTCGCTCTCGGCCTACTGGGCCTTCGGCCGCGCCGAGGACGCCTTCCAGGCGGAGAAGCGCGAGCCCGTCGGCCAGATCTTCCCGGCCTAG
- a CDS encoding SDR family NAD(P)-dependent oxidoreductase: MTALLTGKVAIVTGGTSGIGLASVRRFVEEGAKVAIADISDEPGAALAAELGDAALYVHTDVTDEAAIEALVATTVDRFGRLDVIYNNAGAQGDPSSILEVGSEGFDRTLALLTRSVLLGHKYAARQFQAQGTGGAIVSTASAAALQGGWSAAGYTIAKHAVVGIVRQAVAELAPLGIRSNAIAPGIIMTPIMARSFGVPLDRAQEFTDFLGERLGPTQPIGRVGQPDDIADVAVFLASDLSRFMTGAVVPVDGGATAVTQGTFAADVAAAGAEFLGR; the protein is encoded by the coding sequence ATGACCGCACTCCTGACCGGCAAGGTCGCCATCGTCACCGGCGGCACGAGCGGCATCGGCCTCGCCTCCGTGCGACGCTTCGTGGAGGAGGGCGCGAAGGTCGCCATCGCCGACATCTCCGACGAGCCCGGGGCCGCCCTCGCGGCCGAGCTCGGCGACGCAGCCCTCTACGTGCACACCGACGTCACCGACGAAGCGGCGATCGAGGCCCTCGTGGCCACGACCGTCGACCGCTTCGGCCGGCTCGACGTCATCTACAACAACGCCGGAGCCCAGGGCGACCCGTCGTCGATCCTCGAGGTCGGCTCCGAGGGTTTCGACCGGACCCTGGCGCTCCTCACCCGTTCGGTGCTGCTCGGCCACAAGTACGCCGCGCGCCAGTTCCAGGCGCAGGGAACCGGCGGCGCGATCGTCTCGACCGCCAGCGCCGCCGCCCTCCAGGGCGGGTGGAGCGCCGCCGGCTACACCATCGCCAAGCACGCCGTCGTGGGCATCGTGCGGCAGGCCGTCGCCGAGCTCGCGCCGCTCGGCATCCGGTCGAACGCCATCGCGCCGGGCATCATCATGACCCCGATCATGGCGCGCTCCTTCGGGGTGCCGCTCGACCGGGCCCAGGAGTTCACCGACTTCCTCGGCGAGCGGCTCGGCCCCACCCAGCCGATCGGGCGGGTCGGCCAGCCCGACGACATCGCCGATGTGGCGGTCTTCCTCGCCAGCGACCTCTCGCGCTTCATGACGGGGGCCGTGGTGCCCGTCGACGGCGGCGCGACGGCGGTGACTCAGGGCACCTTCGCCGCCGACGTGGCGGCCGCCGGGGCCGAGTTCCTCGGAAGGTAA